In Roseivirga misakiensis, a single genomic region encodes these proteins:
- a CDS encoding PAS domain-containing protein, producing MENIFRDTLNDFADAKIREVDLSSVISNLTETVWSINLTSEPYEIIYHNDPLAQHGNKEKLEAPPKTIEEWQQLIHPDDRDRVLEEVVNALGTGLASYSYRVKRKGVEYRYARDRVSVFFEDGRPIRIDGISIDIDSIRRSRLNLELSQQRLKSIVDALPDPVFISTKEGGTSIFANEILFKVYEMSPSDFLGKKVIQFYENFEGRKAYLEDLARYGHVQNHELLLTNKNGESFWVSASTMPLEFQNQECFITILQDVTVRKNLEREIKESNERYQLAVEGTNDVIWEYDFVSKYSYLSPQFWEGMDLPPVDRPLDDMLMSKYIIGDEQEIFTNELQAAYKDQLGDLTLEIKLVANKGRIIWALFKARIIYKANGQPQRAVGSLSNITSLKEAQSQLQESEAKYKLISENSSDCICLLELTGEFVFVSPSSTDVLGYTPEEMQKLGLGEFIQEEYRTQLKEAVLPVIQKEKKTASLVYQAYDKNKNLQWLETIAGAIFDNETGRAIYLQTSTRNVTDRIEAQQKLKESQERYKLITENSNDIVSLMDLKGDYIFISPSIKDTMGYTPEEMLGRNTTEFIHPEDLPQIANSMQEAIENKVKDSSAEFRFRHKSGEWRWVKVTGGIIVNDDGEAIFIRSNKTDITEKKITEDKLKKQEEQYKLVSENSGDVIALHDLNGRFTFVSPSCYRLSGLTVEEVMGMTDIYQYVHSEDKDKLKHAISDTIKNGRKDTITSFRLKKKDGEYLWVGISMTAILEANGRTKFIQSSTRDISEIIKVLEKERQLNKLKSSFISMASHEFRTPLTTIQSSNELIAMYLDKANVPVDMKLSKHVTRIRTELERLNSLLKDVFTLGRLDVGKAKLNKEITSITGIARQVVLENSVPFKNREIEIKTEGNERQVLLDSLLISHVLSNLLNNALKYSAGKMNPELLISFEEKAVKLSVTDFGIGIPKKDQDGLFESFSRASNVGDIEGTGLGLVIVKQFVEMHGGTINYKTKVNEGTTFTVTLPDLN from the coding sequence ATGGAAAACATTTTTAGAGATACATTAAACGATTTTGCGGATGCAAAGATTAGAGAGGTCGATCTCTCTTCCGTGATCTCTAATTTGACAGAGACCGTTTGGTCCATCAACCTTACCTCTGAGCCATATGAAATCATCTATCATAATGATCCTTTGGCGCAACACGGTAATAAAGAGAAACTTGAAGCACCTCCAAAAACTATTGAAGAATGGCAGCAACTCATTCATCCAGATGACAGAGATCGTGTATTAGAGGAGGTGGTTAATGCGCTCGGGACGGGCCTAGCTAGTTATTCTTATAGGGTTAAAAGAAAGGGTGTTGAGTACCGCTATGCGCGTGATAGAGTAAGTGTATTTTTCGAAGATGGACGACCGATTAGAATCGATGGAATTAGTATCGATATCGATAGTATTCGTAGGTCTCGACTAAACTTAGAACTAAGTCAACAACGGCTGAAGAGTATCGTAGATGCACTGCCAGATCCGGTATTTATTTCGACCAAAGAGGGAGGAACATCAATTTTTGCCAATGAAATCTTATTCAAGGTTTATGAAATGTCGCCGTCGGATTTCTTAGGTAAAAAAGTAATACAGTTTTACGAAAATTTCGAAGGCAGAAAAGCTTACTTAGAAGATTTGGCTCGATATGGGCATGTTCAGAATCACGAACTTCTCCTTACAAATAAGAATGGTGAATCTTTTTGGGTCAGTGCTTCCACAATGCCGCTGGAATTCCAAAACCAAGAGTGTTTTATTACAATACTTCAGGACGTAACGGTTAGAAAAAATCTCGAGAGAGAGATAAAAGAAAGTAACGAGCGCTACCAGTTGGCCGTCGAAGGAACCAATGATGTTATCTGGGAATACGACTTCGTTTCCAAATATTCCTACCTATCACCACAATTTTGGGAAGGTATGGATTTGCCTCCCGTCGACAGGCCTCTCGATGATATGTTAATGTCAAAGTACATCATCGGGGATGAGCAAGAGATATTTACAAACGAGCTTCAAGCGGCCTATAAAGATCAGTTAGGCGACCTTACTTTAGAAATTAAACTAGTGGCTAATAAAGGGCGTATTATTTGGGCGCTTTTCAAGGCTAGGATAATTTATAAGGCTAATGGTCAACCTCAGCGCGCCGTTGGCTCCTTATCAAACATTACTTCCTTAAAAGAGGCACAGTCTCAATTACAAGAGAGTGAAGCCAAATACAAGTTGATTTCTGAAAACTCGAGTGATTGTATTTGTCTACTTGAGCTAACTGGTGAGTTTGTTTTTGTAAGCCCTTCCTCCACCGATGTGTTAGGATATACACCCGAGGAAATGCAAAAACTAGGCTTGGGTGAATTTATTCAGGAAGAATATAGAACGCAGTTAAAAGAGGCTGTTTTACCTGTTATTCAAAAGGAAAAGAAAACTGCATCGCTCGTATACCAAGCTTATGATAAGAACAAAAATCTGCAATGGTTAGAAACAATTGCTGGGGCTATTTTCGATAATGAAACAGGTAGAGCGATTTACCTACAAACGTCTACCAGAAATGTAACTGATAGAATAGAAGCGCAGCAAAAGCTGAAAGAAAGTCAGGAGCGCTATAAGCTGATCACTGAAAATTCGAATGACATAGTTTCTCTTATGGATTTGAAAGGAGATTATATATTTATTTCCCCTTCCATAAAAGATACCATGGGCTACACGCCTGAAGAAATGCTGGGTAGAAACACGACTGAGTTTATTCACCCAGAAGACCTGCCTCAAATAGCCAACTCTATGCAAGAGGCAATTGAAAATAAAGTGAAAGACAGTTCAGCCGAGTTTAGGTTTAGACATAAATCAGGCGAATGGCGTTGGGTAAAAGTTACAGGTGGTATCATCGTGAATGACGATGGTGAGGCGATTTTTATAAGGTCCAATAAAACGGATATTACCGAAAAGAAGATCACTGAAGATAAGCTCAAGAAACAAGAGGAGCAGTATAAGCTCGTATCAGAGAACTCTGGGGATGTCATTGCACTTCACGATTTGAATGGAAGATTCACCTTCGTTTCACCGTCTTGCTACAGATTGTCTGGCCTTACCGTCGAAGAGGTGATGGGGATGACTGATATTTATCAGTATGTACACTCAGAAGATAAAGATAAATTAAAGCATGCCATATCCGACACGATTAAAAACGGTAGGAAGGATACTATTACCTCATTTAGATTAAAGAAAAAAGATGGGGAGTATTTGTGGGTCGGCATATCCATGACGGCAATTTTGGAAGCAAATGGTAGAACTAAATTCATTCAGTCTTCTACCAGAGACATTTCCGAAATTATAAAAGTGCTTGAAAAAGAGCGTCAGTTGAATAAACTGAAGTCAAGTTTCATCTCGATGGCTTCCCACGAGTTTAGAACACCGCTTACGACTATTCAATCAAGTAATGAGCTGATTGCCATGTACCTAGATAAGGCAAATGTTCCGGTAGATATGAAGCTCTCCAAGCATGTTACGAGAATCCGAACCGAGCTTGAGCGACTAAATTCTTTACTTAAAGATGTATTTACGCTAGGTAGGTTAGACGTTGGCAAAGCCAAATTGAATAAGGAGATAACTTCTATAACGGGTATTGCCAGGCAAGTGGTTTTAGAAAATTCGGTGCCATTCAAGAATCGAGAAATCGAAATTAAGACTGAAGGGAACGAGCGACAAGTCTTATTGGATAGCCTATTAATTAGTCATGTACTCTCCAATCTGCTGAACAATGCACTGAAGTACTCAGCCGGTAAAATGAACCCGGAATTACTGATCTCTTTCGAAGAGAAAGCGGTAAAATTATCTGTTACAGATTTTGGTATAGGTATACCTAAGAAAGACCAAGACGGCCTTTTCGAATCATTCTCAAGAGCTTCAAACGTGGGCGATATCGAGGGTACAGGTCTCGGGTTGGTGATCGTGAAGCAATTTGTAGAAATGCACGGCGGCACCATTAATTACAAGACCAAAGTGAATGAAGGGACTACTTTTACAGTGACCCTTCCCGATCTAAACTAA
- a CDS encoding SdiA-regulated domain-containing protein: protein MKETTKTFFILLLLINSFAIIGQEQNKLSYDINNPDERFVLPEYLEEVSGLTYYQKDQLAMLNDEKGRMYVLDLNTKKIIHRVRFEGNGDFEGIERVGDYIYAIESNGKLYRFNVKMEGVVEKIKTPFDSDNNVEGLGYDPQTNHLLIALKDEGDIKEVSVKGKAIYGFHLPSEEFKKTPLHVVKHKDLERVLGDKYKFKPSGVAVHPITREVYIIAAAGQALLVCSPSGEPLHLSKLKSRIFPQPEGIAFSPNGDMFISNEVDGEGGIILKFKAK, encoded by the coding sequence ATGAAAGAAACGACCAAGACATTCTTTATTTTACTATTGCTGATAAATTCTTTTGCGATAATTGGTCAAGAGCAAAACAAGTTGTCTTACGACATCAACAATCCTGACGAGCGTTTCGTTCTACCCGAGTATTTAGAAGAGGTTTCTGGCCTTACTTATTATCAAAAGGATCAGCTGGCCATGCTCAATGATGAAAAGGGTCGCATGTATGTTTTAGACCTGAACACAAAAAAGATAATCCATCGGGTACGCTTTGAGGGAAACGGTGATTTCGAAGGCATTGAACGCGTAGGCGACTATATCTATGCTATTGAAAGCAATGGAAAGCTCTATCGGTTCAATGTGAAAATGGAAGGTGTTGTTGAAAAAATTAAGACGCCTTTTGACTCCGATAATAATGTGGAAGGGCTAGGTTATGACCCACAGACTAATCACCTGTTAATCGCCCTGAAAGACGAAGGTGATATTAAAGAAGTAAGCGTAAAGGGCAAGGCTATTTATGGCTTTCATTTACCGAGTGAAGAATTCAAGAAAACACCTCTTCACGTTGTTAAGCACAAAGACCTTGAGCGTGTACTTGGGGACAAATATAAATTTAAGCCATCTGGAGTGGCTGTTCACCCCATTACCAGAGAGGTTTATATCATTGCGGCGGCAGGTCAAGCACTTTTGGTATGCAGCCCGTCAGGCGAACCTTTACATCTAAGCAAGCTGAAAAGCAGAATTTTTCCTCAGCCCGAGGGAATTGCCTTCTCTCCAAATGGGGATATGTTTATTTCCAATGAAGTAGACGGAGAAGGTGGCATAATTCTAAAGTTTAAAGCCAAATAG
- a CDS encoding c-type cytochrome — MKRSIQIVVLLGIMMASFTLKEQDNALKKSMEAGKSTYSAVCLACHMDSGQGIPTVFPPLAKSDYLMKDVDRAIEGLIKGLSGEIEVNGTKYNQVMPASGLNDEDIANVLNYVMNSWGNKAKSTLTKDKVAKVRASLK, encoded by the coding sequence ATGAAAAGATCAATTCAAATCGTTGTCCTTCTTGGAATCATGATGGCTTCATTTACTTTAAAGGAGCAAGACAACGCGCTCAAAAAGAGTATGGAGGCAGGTAAAAGTACGTATAGCGCAGTCTGTTTAGCCTGTCATATGGATAGCGGACAAGGTATACCAACAGTATTTCCTCCATTGGCCAAGTCTGACTATCTCATGAAAGACGTTGATAGAGCTATTGAAGGGTTGATCAAAGGGCTATCAGGTGAAATTGAAGTAAATGGCACTAAATACAACCAAGTAATGCCAGCGAGCGGCCTCAATGATGAGGATATTGCCAATGTGCTCAACTACGTGATGAATTCGTGGGGAAATAAGGCTAAGTCTACACTTACAAAAGATAAAGTAGCTAAGGTAAGAGCAAGTTTGAAGTAG
- a CDS encoding response regulator, producing the protein MEQAYSQSPRILIVEDEPFIAENLQEMLSIFGYDETEVANSANQAIKAIKSSRPDLVLLDVKIKGDQDGIELGAIIKEQYKVPFVYITSYSDKETINRAKHTQPLGFIVKPFTKDDVYAAIEVALFNKNRVAGNSTKDRMISANPTTYSNDSIFVKKKSLLEKIKYEDLHWIEADGNHITIHASDGRDYTIRKSLKEITDKLPKDRFLRVHKSFVVLVEAVTAIDTNFVYLGEKKIPIGRSYYNAFTATLNTISAS; encoded by the coding sequence ATGGAACAGGCATATAGCCAAAGTCCGAGGATATTGATTGTCGAAGATGAGCCGTTTATCGCGGAAAATCTGCAAGAAATGTTAAGTATTTTCGGCTACGACGAAACTGAAGTCGCCAACTCCGCTAATCAAGCTATCAAAGCAATTAAAAGCTCAAGACCAGATTTAGTTCTTCTGGATGTCAAAATTAAGGGGGATCAAGATGGTATTGAACTAGGGGCTATTATTAAAGAGCAATACAAAGTTCCATTTGTCTACATTACCTCATATTCAGATAAAGAAACTATAAATAGGGCAAAGCATACGCAACCGCTTGGCTTCATTGTAAAGCCTTTCACAAAAGACGATGTTTATGCAGCTATAGAAGTAGCCCTTTTCAATAAAAATAGAGTCGCTGGAAATTCCACTAAGGATCGTATGATCTCGGCTAACCCGACCACTTACAGCAATGATTCGATCTTTGTTAAAAAGAAGAGTCTACTTGAAAAAATAAAATACGAAGACCTTCATTGGATAGAAGCTGATGGTAATCACATTACCATTCATGCTAGCGATGGAAGAGATTATACTATCCGTAAATCTTTGAAAGAGATTACCGACAAACTGCCCAAGGATAGGTTCTTAAGGGTTCATAAGTCTTTTGTGGTTTTAGTAGAAGCGGTAACCGCTATTGATACTAATTTCGTATATCTCGGAGAAAAGAAGATTCCTATAGGAAGGTCTTATTACAATGCCTTCACCGCAACTCTGAATACCATCAGCGCTAGTTAG
- a CDS encoding Pycsar system effector family protein, which yields MAGKNIVEKTEAYAKKILENEIPEKFVYHDDYHTSRVVEATQTIGKECGFKADDLEILAIAAWFHDTGYREGCENHEQAGAKIARAFLAEESYSEEKIEKVVGCIEATKMPQSPKSLLEQVICDADLHHLACNDYQKMSAKMHKEVEQMKGQDIADDEWNEMNFKFFKDHEFFTPYGKQVLEPIKDKNLQTIKKAHKNKKKEAKYIAELEAKVAKLEKKVTLKPDRGVETMFRTTSKNHLELSAMADNKANIMISVNTIILSVVVSVLIRKLNEYPNLVIPTIMLVIVCLTTIVLAILATRPNVSSGVFTDDDVLNRKTNLLFFGNFHKMKLDRYDWAMKEMMKNADYLYGSMIKDIYFLGVVLGKKYKLLRRCYTTFMIGFVLSILAFVCAMLLFPPQEQGGFYTF from the coding sequence GTGGCAGGCAAAAATATTGTAGAAAAGACCGAGGCTTACGCCAAGAAAATTCTGGAAAATGAAATTCCAGAAAAGTTCGTATACCACGATGACTACCATACAAGTAGGGTTGTAGAGGCGACTCAAACAATCGGTAAGGAATGTGGATTCAAAGCTGACGATCTTGAAATACTCGCGATCGCAGCTTGGTTTCATGACACAGGATACCGAGAAGGATGTGAAAACCATGAGCAGGCAGGGGCTAAAATTGCCAGAGCCTTCTTAGCCGAAGAGTCCTATTCTGAAGAAAAAATCGAGAAAGTTGTGGGTTGTATAGAGGCAACCAAAATGCCCCAAAGCCCAAAAAGTCTGCTAGAGCAGGTAATTTGCGACGCCGATTTGCATCATTTAGCTTGTAACGACTACCAGAAAATGTCGGCTAAAATGCACAAGGAAGTTGAGCAAATGAAAGGCCAAGATATTGCCGATGATGAATGGAATGAGATGAACTTTAAGTTTTTCAAAGACCATGAATTCTTCACCCCTTACGGGAAACAAGTTTTAGAGCCAATCAAAGACAAGAATCTGCAAACGATCAAAAAAGCTCACAAGAACAAGAAGAAAGAGGCCAAATATATAGCCGAGCTTGAGGCTAAAGTGGCCAAGCTGGAAAAGAAAGTTACGCTTAAGCCAGATCGTGGTGTGGAAACTATGTTTAGAACCACCTCTAAAAATCATTTGGAGCTGAGCGCTATGGCCGACAATAAGGCCAACATCATGATTTCTGTCAATACGATCATTCTGTCTGTAGTGGTGTCCGTTTTGATCCGGAAATTGAACGAGTATCCAAATCTAGTAATTCCAACTATAATGCTCGTCATTGTCTGCTTGACCACAATTGTATTGGCTATATTAGCAACAAGACCCAATGTATCATCTGGAGTATTTACAGATGATGACGTATTAAACAGAAAAACTAACCTCCTTTTCTTTGGTAACTTCCACAAGATGAAACTCGATCGGTATGATTGGGCCATGAAGGAGATGATGAAAAATGCCGATTACCTGTACGGCAGTATGATCAAAGATATTTACTTCTTAGGCGTTGTTCTGGGTAAGAAATATAAGCTTCTCCGCAGGTGTTATACCACATTTATGATCGGTTTTGTACTGTCAATTCTGGCATTTGTGTGCGCTATGTTACTTTTTCCACCGCAGGAACAAGGTGGGTTTTACACTTTTTAG
- a CDS encoding metallophosphoesterase has protein sequence MKNRLLIALSLLFIIGFNLHGFQEKPIHSVFLIGDAGEPYENPVLTLLKKELDKVGDKGSVVFLGDNIYPKGMPPVGHSLRTEAEKAAKGQIEAVKGFKGNIVFIPGNHDWAQGRDNGLEWLKLQEEYVENALDSADVWLPSRGCPGPVEVDLNDKITLIVIDTQWFLHKGDKPTLGCGILSLTQVASLFQDALKRNAHKKVIVASHHPMYTYGIHGGVFSAKDHLFPLTASKKLKNLYIPLPVIGSIYPLYRKWFGNIQDTSHPQYKRFRDGMVSLMSEHPDIVHAAGHEHALEHIEKDGMHYIVSGSGAKNNAHVKQKGDARFAENTMGFARLDYYENGKTELHFFTPENEQAKSLYTNVISEKPYSPKPEDLLEAYSNISFEGRDTVFSASKKYIGRSKFHKSLLGENYRKEWAAELTFPIFDIATEKGGLTVLQKGGGHQTTSLRLEAADGKQYVLRSMDKNPALTLPPELRNTFIKSVVQDGISASHPYAPLVVPPLADAAGIFHANPKIVYIPDDPRFGIYRKELANSLALFEERVNKKQAKEEMFGAADDVVSSPDLYAKLKKDNDNMVDQKFVVRNRLFDMWLGDWDRHDDQWRWIEYDGKDDEKLYKPIPRDRDQVFFAGEGAFKKLAASKWAQPAFKGFEEEISYTPAYGFYRIRWFDRYFMTEPSLEDWITQANELKAALTDKIIEDAIRIWPDEIYDLRGEETIRKLKTRRDQLAKSAEDYFRFISKGVDVLGSDKREQFEVERIDDENTRVLVRKITKKGKLDKVLYDRTFKTSITDEVRLFGFGGEDVFKVTGDVKKSILVRIIAGDDNDIITDQSNVKNGKKKTIVYDELTGNELSPSKETKDLRTDDDPEINRYNMEEFDFDVRMPLLSFNFNPDDGIFLGAGMMFKKDGFRKEPFASKQSFTANYALATSSYNIEYSGEFTDAIGRADFLFDASVKAPNFVNNFFGLGNETDYNDDIDLTFYRTRFQEVSLSPSLNINIGTKANLNLGTHYTRIEIQESQDRFISDFTNNGLNAIGLFDGKEYLGGSIGLHFDTKTDELVPKRGITFNTSLIYNGGLNDNSQNSAQWNSDLTFRWALGPFERTSLATRVGYQKSIGDFEFFQASRLDGFNTLRGYRRFRFAGESSFYHQLDLRIDLFEWRNYILPSKVGLILFNDIGKVWVDGEDSETLHHGYGGGFYITPFGSFAVNLLLAKSEESVLPLVKFGFYF, from the coding sequence ATGAAAAACCGCCTGCTAATTGCGCTCTCACTCCTGTTTATTATCGGATTTAACCTCCACGGTTTTCAAGAAAAGCCAATTCATTCTGTTTTCTTAATTGGAGATGCCGGAGAACCTTATGAAAACCCTGTCCTTACGCTATTAAAAAAGGAGTTAGACAAGGTTGGTGACAAAGGAAGTGTGGTTTTTTTGGGAGACAATATTTACCCGAAGGGTATGCCACCAGTAGGGCACTCACTAAGAACTGAGGCAGAAAAAGCAGCAAAGGGTCAGATTGAAGCAGTAAAAGGCTTTAAAGGAAATATCGTTTTTATTCCTGGAAATCACGACTGGGCTCAGGGAAGAGATAATGGGTTAGAATGGCTGAAGTTACAAGAAGAGTACGTTGAAAATGCACTAGATAGTGCAGATGTTTGGTTGCCTTCAAGAGGTTGCCCAGGACCAGTAGAAGTAGATCTAAATGATAAAATTACATTAATCGTTATTGATACGCAGTGGTTCTTGCATAAAGGTGACAAGCCCACACTTGGCTGCGGAATCTTGAGCTTAACTCAAGTTGCCTCACTATTCCAAGATGCTTTAAAAAGGAATGCGCACAAAAAAGTAATTGTTGCATCGCATCACCCCATGTACACTTATGGTATCCATGGTGGCGTATTTAGTGCAAAAGATCATTTATTCCCTCTAACTGCTTCAAAAAAGCTTAAGAACCTATATATCCCGCTTCCGGTAATAGGGTCTATATATCCACTGTACAGAAAGTGGTTCGGCAACATTCAAGATACCTCCCACCCGCAATACAAAAGATTTAGAGATGGTATGGTATCACTTATGTCTGAACATCCTGATATAGTTCATGCGGCAGGACACGAACATGCTCTGGAGCATATTGAGAAAGATGGAATGCACTATATAGTTAGTGGCTCTGGCGCTAAAAACAACGCTCATGTGAAGCAGAAAGGTGATGCTCGATTTGCCGAAAACACCATGGGTTTTGCCAGACTGGATTACTACGAAAATGGTAAAACAGAATTACACTTTTTTACCCCTGAAAATGAACAGGCAAAATCCTTATATACCAATGTAATTTCAGAAAAACCATATAGTCCAAAACCAGAGGATCTTTTGGAGGCCTATAGCAACATATCTTTTGAAGGAAGAGACACCGTTTTTTCGGCGAGTAAGAAATACATCGGACGGTCTAAGTTCCATAAGTCCTTACTTGGTGAGAATTATCGAAAAGAGTGGGCCGCGGAATTAACTTTCCCAATTTTCGATATTGCCACAGAAAAAGGAGGCTTGACTGTTCTGCAAAAAGGTGGTGGTCACCAAACTACTTCGCTGAGATTAGAAGCTGCGGATGGCAAACAATATGTACTCAGGTCTATGGATAAGAATCCAGCCTTGACACTTCCGCCAGAGTTGAGGAATACGTTTATAAAAAGTGTGGTACAGGATGGTATCTCGGCATCACACCCTTATGCTCCGCTCGTTGTTCCGCCTTTAGCAGATGCGGCAGGAATCTTTCACGCCAACCCAAAAATTGTTTATATACCAGACGACCCTCGGTTTGGAATTTATAGAAAAGAACTCGCAAATTCTTTAGCCCTATTCGAAGAACGTGTGAATAAGAAACAGGCAAAAGAAGAAATGTTTGGGGCTGCTGATGATGTAGTTTCCAGCCCTGACTTATATGCCAAACTGAAAAAGGATAACGACAATATGGTCGATCAAAAGTTTGTTGTCAGAAACAGGCTTTTCGATATGTGGCTTGGCGACTGGGACAGACACGATGACCAATGGCGATGGATTGAGTACGATGGAAAAGATGACGAGAAGCTCTACAAGCCTATTCCTAGAGACAGGGACCAAGTGTTTTTTGCTGGCGAAGGCGCCTTTAAGAAGCTCGCTGCCTCAAAATGGGCACAACCCGCTTTTAAGGGTTTTGAAGAGGAAATCAGCTATACCCCAGCTTATGGATTCTATAGAATACGATGGTTCGATCGCTATTTCATGACTGAACCTTCACTAGAAGACTGGATTACTCAAGCCAATGAGTTGAAGGCTGCACTCACAGATAAAATCATTGAAGATGCTATTAGAATCTGGCCAGACGAGATTTATGACCTTCGCGGTGAGGAAACGATCAGAAAGCTAAAAACAAGAAGGGATCAGCTCGCCAAATCTGCTGAAGATTATTTCAGATTTATATCTAAAGGGGTGGACGTTTTAGGGAGTGACAAACGAGAGCAATTTGAAGTAGAGCGAATTGATGATGAAAATACAAGGGTATTGGTCAGGAAAATCACCAAAAAAGGCAAACTCGATAAAGTCCTTTATGACCGAACCTTTAAAACTTCCATCACAGACGAAGTAAGGCTTTTCGGTTTCGGTGGCGAAGATGTTTTCAAAGTAACTGGGGATGTAAAGAAGAGTATTTTGGTGAGGATCATTGCTGGTGATGATAATGACATAATTACAGATCAGAGTAATGTCAAAAACGGCAAGAAAAAAACCATCGTTTACGACGAACTTACAGGAAACGAACTAAGCCCAAGTAAAGAAACCAAAGATTTAAGGACAGATGACGATCCTGAAATAAACAGGTATAATATGGAGGAGTTTGACTTCGATGTGAGAATGCCTCTTCTCTCTTTTAACTTCAACCCAGATGATGGAATTTTCCTTGGGGCTGGTATGATGTTTAAAAAGGATGGTTTCAGAAAAGAACCATTTGCCTCGAAACAGAGCTTTACTGCCAACTATGCTTTGGCAACCTCTTCTTACAACATTGAATACAGTGGAGAATTTACTGATGCTATTGGCAGGGCTGATTTTCTTTTTGATGCCAGTGTGAAAGCTCCAAATTTTGTGAACAACTTCTTTGGCTTAGGTAATGAAACTGATTACAACGACGATATTGATTTAACATTTTATAGAACCAGGTTCCAAGAAGTTTCATTGAGCCCATCATTGAACATTAATATCGGTACTAAGGCCAACCTAAATCTAGGTACGCACTACACTAGAATAGAAATTCAGGAGAGCCAAGATCGTTTCATCAGTGACTTTACCAATAACGGTCTTAATGCAATTGGTTTGTTTGATGGAAAAGAGTATTTGGGTGGAAGTATCGGATTACATTTTGATACAAAAACCGATGAACTCGTACCAAAAAGAGGCATCACTTTCAATACATCTTTGATTTATAATGGAGGGTTAAATGACAACTCTCAAAATAGTGCGCAATGGAATTCGGACCTAACTTTTCGTTGGGCATTAGGGCCTTTTGAAAGAACTTCCCTAGCAACAAGAGTCGGATACCAAAAAAGCATTGGTGACTTTGAATTCTTCCAGGCCAGTCGCCTAGATGGTTTTAATACACTCAGAGGTTATCGAAGGTTCAGGTTTGCAGGAGAAAGCAGTTTTTACCATCAGTTAGACTTGAGAATAGACTTATTTGAATGGAGAAACTATATCCTACCATCTAAAGTGGGCTTAATTCTTTTCAATGATATCGGAAAAGTTTGGGTAGATGGTGAAGATTCTGAAACCCTGCATCATGGCTACGGTGGTGGTTTTTACATCACCCCTTTTGGAAGTTTTGCCGTGAACTTACTTTTGGCGAAATCTGAAGAATCAGTACTGCCTTTGGTTAAATTTGGATTCTACTTCTAA